GGAGGGCTGAGCCGTCGAGCCTCCTCCTCGACGCAGACGTCATGTGTTTAAACACTATGTTTTTCTCAAACCTTCTCCCGAGGCCTTCCTTGAAGACGTTGTCTATTTTGAAACCATATTTCTCAAGAGCCTTGGTGATCTCGTAAATCTTCTCGGTTAGTACGAAGGGCTCGCTCACTCCTCTCTCCCTGAGGATTCTCATGGCTTCCTGTACTTTACCGTGATACCCATAGATGAATACTTGTCCATAGTATGCTAAGCCGTAATTGACCAGCTCGTAAAGGATCTCGGGGATTGAGTCTTTGAAAGGTCTGCGATGTGTAGGATTACCATAGGTTGCCTCTATGACAAGGACATCCAGATTTTTCATTATAACAGTGTTCTTGGTTAGCTTGAAGTCGCCGGTGTATCCTAATCTATAACCTTTGTAGTCAACCATGACCTGTGCGGAGCCTATTATGTGATCAGCTGGCAGGAGGATTAGTTTCTCAACCCCTGTTGAGAAAACCTGGTTGTACTCCAAAGGCCTAGCCTTCAACCTGAACAGTGCTTTAAGAGACTTGCTCACATAGCCCAATAGTTCTATCATTTCAATAGTGACCGGTGTTGCTAGAATGGTTTCCGACTCCTTTACGCTGTCAGACAACTGGTTGACATGGTCGGAGTGGGCGTGGGTTACTACTCTAATCCTTCTCCCCCCGTGTCCATCAACGGATATATTCTCTCCTATAAGGATGGCGCCGTTGTCGAGAATATTCACATGTTTCATCAGCTCGCGGTAGTAGTACTGATTCAGCAACCCTGTCCCCTACTCAGGGTTTTTGAATAAAGGTTTCCAGCTCCTGGTTTTCGGGTCGTAGATTACGAGGTTGTCATCGTATAGGGCTCTCCAGAGCGCGTAGCCCTTTTCTCCAAGGGCCTGCTTGATCTCATCCTCCTTGTTCGATGTAACCGTCTTGAAGAGCTTTTCTTTAAACTCCTCCCAGAAGCCTCTATCCACCGCTATTCTCTCCCTACTCAGCTTTAACACCACAGCTCCTTCCCTCTCAAGGTAGGAGAAGAACGCATCTCGCTGAATCCGAGGCGGGAGGGTGCTCTCGAACAGGATTTTATCCTCTCTAAGCCTCTCAATACCTGTTTTATAGGTTTTACCGCGTTGAGCGGGGAGAGGTTGCTTCGCTTCAGGTTTTTTCTCTGACAATTCCTTAACAATGCTCTCTATATGGTCAACCCTCTCGTAAAGCTCGGTTAACTGCCTCCTTAGAGAATCGATAACTGATAGAGACTTGTTCAGCTCGTCCTGTATCCTTCGTTCAAGCCTCTGCCTCAGCCTTTCCAGCTCAGCCTCTCTCGCGGACTCGGGTCCTAATACTTGTTGCTTAACAGTCTCCTCTATAAGGGTTGAGACGTCTGGGAAACCTTTCCTCTCAGCCAACGCTTTCAGCTTCTCGTAAACATCGCGTGAAATGCGTATTTTCAGCTCAAACATTTCATCAGCATCCATAATAGCATCCAAACCTATATTATCTGTTTAAACTCTCATTTAAACAAGGAGGGTTTTAAGAATTGCTATACGCTGATTCCCACCTCCACACCAACCCTCTTCACGGTTACGGAGCAGGAAGGGTTGCAAGGAAGTTTAAGAAAGAGGGAGGTTGGTTTATAGCGCTTGTCTCCCTTCCCCCGTATCATTATGGTTTCTCCGAGGTATCGGTTGACTCGTATAGGAAGACCTTGGACCTGCTTGTCAGGGAGGCAGAGTCAGCTAGGAGTGAGGGATTAACAGTCATAGCTCTAGCAGGCTTCCATCCGAGTGAAGTGGATGAGTACTTGAAGAGAGGTCTCAGTAAGAAGGAGGTTTACGAGCTGTCTGCTAAGGTTTTCAACCTAATAAACGACTACATGAAAAAGGGTTTAATCCACGGTATCGGGGAGGTTGGGAGGCAACACTATGGTACTAGCCCGGAGAGGCTTGTTTTGTCGGAAACAATAATGATAGAGGCGCTGGAACTAGCCTGTGAACACCATGCTCTAGTACACCTCCACTTGGAACAGGGGGGCTGGGTTACAGCATTCAACATAGCGAAAATACTTGATAAAATCTCTTGCAAGAGTAGCAGAGTAGTGCTCCACCATGTTAACTATGAGACGGGCTTGTGGAGCAGTATGCTCGGTCTCCCAGCAACCCTTCCCGTCAAGACCAGCTTGGAGAAAATCCTGTCGACACCCGGGATCAGGCTGGACGGATTCCTAGTAGAGTCTGACTTCATTGATGATCCTAAACGGCCCGGCGTATCAGCATATCCATGGGAGATTCCTAAGTTTTTCAATGAGAAGCTTGAGAGGAAGGAGGTTTCGGAGGAAACCGTGTTTAAGCTAAACGTTGAGAATGTTTCGAAAATATACGAGGTAGCCCCTCCATGATTAGTGGTTTGCCACGGAAGTGCGAGATCTGCATGGTTAACGATGCGGTGCACACGTGTAGGCTCTGTGGTAGAAAAGTGTGTGGGGAAGACTTTGAAGGCGATCGGGGGATCTGCAAGGCATGCTCTCTCACGCTTTGCGAGTTTTGCGGAAAGCAATTATCCGTAGGGTACTGTATAGTATGCGGTCGGCTGGGATGTGAGGACTGCATGATTCAAATATCAAACGTTGCCTATATGTGTAAAGAATGCTTTTCCAAGAACAAGGGTGTCAAAACTGCTTATGAATTCACCCTTAACACTTAAGTGCGGGTGGTTGGATGGTTTTGAGAACCGGTAAACTAGAATGGGATACGATGACCCGGCTCATCGGGAAACTACCAGTGAAAGACCCAGATCTGGTTCTCGGGCCTTCTCAAGGAGAGGACGCAGGTGTCGTGAGACTAGGAGACGGCTTCATGGTGACTCATTCAGACCCGATAACGACAGGTGTTCAACACGCGGGGTACCTAGCCGTACACGTTGCAGCTAACGACTTAGCTGTGAGAGGTGTTCAGCCTAGGTGGTTCCTACCCACAATACTCGTCTCACCAGAGTCTACCATGGGAGAGCTCGAGAAAATCTTCATGGAAATGAGCAGGGCTCTTGAGGAAATCAATGGCGTGGTCGTGGGCGGGCACACAGAGGTCACCCCGGGTCTCCACCGGACCATAATAGTGATGACGGCCATCGGTTACACTAAAGGTAGGGTCATAATGACAAGGGATGCTCGTCCAGGCGATGTAGTTGTTGCAATTGGGAGGATAGGCGGGGAGGGTGCAGGAGT
This is a stretch of genomic DNA from Thermosphaera aggregans DSM 11486. It encodes these proteins:
- a CDS encoding MBL fold metallo-hydrolase, with the protein product MLNQYYYRELMKHVNILDNGAILIGENISVDGHGGRRIRVVTHAHSDHVNQLSDSVKESETILATPVTIEMIELLGYVSKSLKALFRLKARPLEYNQVFSTGVEKLILLPADHIIGSAQVMVDYKGYRLGYTGDFKLTKNTVIMKNLDVLVIEATYGNPTHRRPFKDSIPEILYELVNYGLAYYGQVFIYGYHGKVQEAMRILRERGVSEPFVLTEKIYEITKALEKYGFKIDNVFKEGLGRRFEKNIVFKHMTSASRRRLDGSALHIVLSGWEFREPFRKIDDHTYLVALSDHSDFDDLVQYVERAKPGLVVVDASRNGDPEGLASSLREKGYCTITLPGDPESQIEEYCS
- a CDS encoding CopG family transcriptional regulator; protein product: MDAIMDADEMFELKIRISRDVYEKLKALAERKGFPDVSTLIEETVKQQVLGPESAREAELERLRQRLERRIQDELNKSLSVIDSLRRQLTELYERVDHIESIVKELSEKKPEAKQPLPAQRGKTYKTGIERLREDKILFESTLPPRIQRDAFFSYLEREGAVVLKLSRERIAVDRGFWEEFKEKLFKTVTSNKEDEIKQALGEKGYALWRALYDDNLVIYDPKTRSWKPLFKNPE
- a CDS encoding TatD family hydrolase, which translates into the protein MLYADSHLHTNPLHGYGAGRVARKFKKEGGWFIALVSLPPYHYGFSEVSVDSYRKTLDLLVREAESARSEGLTVIALAGFHPSEVDEYLKRGLSKKEVYELSAKVFNLINDYMKKGLIHGIGEVGRQHYGTSPERLVLSETIMIEALELACEHHALVHLHLEQGGWVTAFNIAKILDKISCKSSRVVLHHVNYETGLWSSMLGLPATLPVKTSLEKILSTPGIRLDGFLVESDFIDDPKRPGVSAYPWEIPKFFNEKLERKEVSEETVFKLNVENVSKIYEVAPP
- a CDS encoding AIR synthase-related protein; translation: MVLRTGKLEWDTMTRLIGKLPVKDPDLVLGPSQGEDAGVVRLGDGFMVTHSDPITTGVQHAGYLAVHVAANDLAVRGVQPRWFLPTILVSPESTMGELEKIFMEMSRALEEINGVVVGGHTEVTPGLHRTIIVMTAIGYTKGRVIMTRDARPGDVVVAIGRIGGEGAGVLAWDWEGKLLEKNVPVEYIRNAKNYIYDISVVKVALGLRDFVNAMHDVTEGGLIQAVRELAVASRKRVVIDASQISLDPVVDMIVSSIGLDPLKILSSGCIIATLPRTKLEMAKRVAVDSNKEFNIIGWVEDSGKPEVLLRKGRETISINSDVVDEIYKVWELF